Proteins from a genomic interval of Sphingobacterium sp. SYP-B4668:
- a CDS encoding peptide MFS transporter — MTEERDEVLVSHLSKQGVDDKMVMGHPAGLFVLFFTEMWERFSYYGMRALLTVFLVSEIAKGGWGWSNEEAMKLYGVYTGLVYLTPLLGGIIADKLTGYKRAILIGALIMTLGHASMALEGFSSNFFYLGLILMILGNGMFKPNISSMVGKLYPDTSSKKDAAYTIFYMGINAGAFLGMLLCGYIGEKVGWHYGFGLAGVFMFFGMLQFYFGEKIFGLIGENPKVIKADHDRKVAANEEQDEILPSNVIRDRLIVVAVLMLASIVFFFAFEQAGGSMTIFAKDYTQRVLDGGMASAFKWVDAALTIFPILIVTLVLARLASKIYVKYPLTILFTAVSFAIIWVLGIWKVHREFTSFGTEVTVSWFQILNSFFIVTLASGFSKLWEKVWNPSGPVKFALGLILVGIGFAALSYGSLSIPQGAKTASVSMIWLVLAYFFHTTGELCLSPVGLSYVSKLSPKKFLGLLFGFWFCASAIANFLGGFMGAYIDKITETHSMSYFFMIFTIIPVATALLLIIFNPILKKMMHGIR; from the coding sequence ATGACTGAAGAGAGAGATGAAGTATTGGTCTCGCACTTATCCAAGCAAGGTGTAGACGACAAAATGGTAATGGGGCATCCCGCAGGATTGTTTGTATTGTTTTTTACAGAGATGTGGGAGCGGTTTAGCTACTATGGTATGCGGGCACTCTTGACTGTGTTTTTGGTAAGCGAGATAGCCAAAGGCGGCTGGGGCTGGAGCAACGAGGAAGCGATGAAGCTTTACGGCGTATACACAGGACTTGTATATTTGACCCCCTTGCTTGGCGGAATCATTGCTGATAAGTTGACCGGATATAAAAGAGCCATCCTGATTGGCGCATTAATCATGACCTTAGGGCATGCGTCTATGGCCTTGGAAGGATTTTCATCCAATTTCTTCTACCTAGGCCTTATCCTAATGATTCTTGGTAATGGGATGTTCAAACCCAATATCTCGTCCATGGTTGGTAAACTCTATCCCGATACGAGCTCAAAGAAAGATGCAGCGTATACTATTTTCTATATGGGAATTAATGCAGGTGCATTTTTGGGCATGTTGCTCTGTGGATATATTGGTGAAAAGGTAGGGTGGCACTATGGATTTGGATTGGCGGGAGTATTTATGTTCTTCGGTATGCTCCAATTTTATTTTGGAGAGAAGATATTTGGCCTTATAGGTGAAAACCCAAAAGTAATCAAAGCCGATCACGACCGTAAAGTTGCCGCAAATGAAGAGCAAGATGAGATACTTCCTTCCAATGTGATACGTGACCGACTGATCGTAGTTGCTGTACTGATGCTGGCAAGTATTGTATTTTTCTTTGCATTTGAACAGGCAGGTGGATCCATGACCATTTTTGCAAAAGACTACACCCAGCGTGTGCTGGATGGAGGAATGGCATCTGCATTTAAATGGGTAGACGCGGCATTGACGATATTTCCAATCTTGATCGTCACATTGGTCTTGGCACGTTTAGCTTCCAAGATATACGTTAAATACCCGTTGACTATTCTTTTTACAGCTGTTTCTTTTGCTATTATTTGGGTATTGGGTATCTGGAAAGTGCACCGTGAGTTTACCTCTTTCGGTACAGAAGTGACGGTATCTTGGTTCCAGATATTAAATTCGTTCTTTATTGTAACCTTAGCTTCTGGATTTAGTAAATTATGGGAGAAGGTATGGAATCCATCTGGACCTGTAAAATTTGCCTTGGGGCTCATTTTGGTCGGAATTGGTTTCGCAGCCCTTTCGTATGGAAGCCTTTCTATACCTCAAGGTGCCAAAACGGCATCCGTGAGCATGATATGGCTGGTGTTGGCGTATTTTTTCCATACTACCGGCGAACTATGTTTATCACCGGTAGGATTATCGTATGTAAGTAAGCTGTCCCCTAAGAAATTTTTGGGTTTGCTATTCGGCTTTTGGTTTTGCGCATCTGCTATTGCGAATTTCCTAGGTGGATTTATGGGGGCGTATATCGATAAGATTACGGAAACACATTCTATGTCCTATTTCTTCATGATATTCACCATCATTCCGGTGGCCACTGCATTGTTGCTCATTATCTTTAATCCAATATTAAAGAAGATGATGCATGGAATTCGTTAA
- a CDS encoding peptide MFS transporter, which translates to MNDQNRAVSGALENDGIDQSTVLGHPSGLLVLFFTEMWERFSYYGMRVLLIQFLTSAVIFGSPFSGWGWTAEQAGALYGTYAMLVYLTPILGGIIADRYIGSRWAVIIGAAIMTLGHAAMAFDSSFMFFTGLGCLIIGTGFFKPNMPSILGEMYKHLPEKKDGAYTIFYMGVNAGAFFGMMLCGYLAEEVGWHWGFGLAGIFMLLGTIQFWAAKPLMGNLGVLDKAAKAEAKKVTIAHKEEEERNPYTTFDMVLIGIITVIGFMYAFNDPLSKNGVIDIFKFLDTEHLRGQFLMIFIALIIFIYLIVSRIMRYGNVVRDRMFAVILLAFFLIFFFMSFEQGATSLVLVARDHIDRQLSGNSLLIFNIVNALFTIVPLIIISWVLILLAKATWKKIAFSNMILLVCFILIWGAAIWMLTNEFTAKTSEIKVSWFSTLNSFFIIALASSVSKIWESKYNPSAAFKYGFGLILVAIGFLILGLGSIGISEHVKISMIFLVLTYLFHTLGELFISPVGLSYVSKLVPARMLAFMFGVWYLAIAIAQKLAAILGGQVEIIKEEYSLSHFFFLFTAIPAGAGLLVMLLNPVIKRLMHGVK; encoded by the coding sequence ATGAACGATCAAAATCGTGCTGTATCAGGCGCGCTTGAGAATGATGGAATCGATCAATCGACAGTGCTGGGACATCCATCCGGACTATTAGTGCTTTTTTTTACGGAGATGTGGGAGCGGTTTTCCTATTACGGAATGCGTGTACTTCTCATTCAATTCTTGACCTCGGCAGTTATTTTTGGTAGTCCTTTCTCTGGATGGGGATGGACAGCTGAGCAAGCTGGGGCACTTTACGGTACGTATGCGATGTTGGTCTACCTGACGCCAATATTGGGCGGAATAATTGCTGACCGTTATATTGGCTCGAGGTGGGCAGTCATCATTGGAGCAGCTATTATGACTTTAGGGCACGCAGCTATGGCCTTCGACTCTTCATTCATGTTTTTTACCGGATTAGGCTGTTTGATTATCGGTACAGGCTTCTTTAAGCCGAATATGCCTTCTATACTTGGCGAAATGTACAAACACCTTCCTGAAAAGAAGGATGGTGCATATACTATCTTTTATATGGGGGTCAATGCAGGTGCATTCTTTGGTATGATGCTGTGCGGATATCTAGCCGAGGAAGTTGGTTGGCACTGGGGATTTGGGCTTGCGGGTATCTTCATGTTATTGGGTACTATACAGTTTTGGGCAGCAAAACCTTTAATGGGCAATCTTGGGGTGCTTGATAAAGCAGCTAAGGCGGAAGCTAAGAAAGTCACCATAGCACATAAAGAGGAAGAAGAACGGAATCCATATACGACATTTGACATGGTGCTGATCGGTATTATCACGGTAATTGGTTTTATGTATGCGTTCAATGATCCTTTGTCAAAAAACGGTGTCATTGATATCTTTAAATTTTTGGACACAGAGCACCTCAGGGGGCAATTCTTAATGATATTTATAGCCCTTATTATATTCATCTACCTGATCGTATCCCGTATCATGCGTTATGGAAATGTGGTGCGTGATCGCATGTTTGCCGTGATTTTGTTGGCCTTTTTCTTGATTTTCTTCTTTATGAGTTTTGAGCAAGGTGCCACTTCATTGGTATTGGTCGCACGTGATCATATCGATAGGCAGCTTTCTGGAAATAGTTTATTGATTTTCAATATTGTCAATGCACTCTTCACCATCGTACCTTTAATTATTATATCTTGGGTGCTCATTCTGTTGGCGAAGGCGACGTGGAAGAAAATCGCATTCTCAAACATGATTTTATTGGTCTGCTTTATATTGATATGGGGAGCGGCGATTTGGATGCTGACGAATGAATTTACAGCGAAGACGTCTGAAATTAAAGTATCCTGGTTTTCAACGCTCAATTCATTTTTCATTATTGCATTGGCTTCGTCGGTATCCAAGATATGGGAGTCCAAATACAATCCATCAGCAGCGTTTAAATATGGATTTGGTCTTATACTAGTGGCAATTGGATTCTTAATATTAGGACTGGGATCTATTGGCATCAGTGAGCACGTGAAGATTTCCATGATTTTTCTGGTCCTGACTTATCTTTTCCATACTCTTGGGGAGTTGTTTATTTCACCAGTAGGACTATCATATGTCTCCAAGCTGGTGCCTGCCCGTATGCTGGCCTTTATGTTTGGCGTGTGGTATTTGGCGATTGCGATTGCACAGAAGCTTGCTGCTATATTAGGAGGGCAGGTCGAAATCATTAAAGAGGAATACTCGTTGAGCCATTTTTTCTTTTTGTTTACAGCAATCCCAGCAGGAGCGGGTCTTCTTGTGATGCTCCTAAACCCCGTCATCAAACGCTTGATGCACGGTGTA
- a CDS encoding TIM barrel protein: MNSRRDFLKNLGLATAGLALTPSLDVFAAKKPWFEISLAEWSLHRTLFKGDLKNIDFPEFAATKFDIRAVEYVNQFFKDKAKDMTYLKDLKQRAKDNGVRNVLIMVDGEGNLGDEDATKRKQAVENHYQWVDAAAFLGCHAIRVNAAGKGTPEEVKGRVVESLSTLADYGKKSKIAVIVENHGGISSHGDWLADLLKQVGKKNCGSLPDLGNFYEYDRYQGVTDLMPYAHGVSAKSHSFDEQGNETQIDYARMMKIVKDAKFKGFVGIEYEGDKHSEIEGITLTKKLLQKFQ; this comes from the coding sequence ATGAATTCTAGAAGAGATTTTCTCAAAAACTTAGGCCTGGCAACAGCTGGCCTTGCACTAACTCCTAGTTTGGATGTGTTTGCAGCCAAGAAGCCATGGTTTGAAATTTCATTGGCTGAATGGTCTTTGCACCGCACTCTTTTCAAAGGAGATCTTAAGAATATAGACTTTCCTGAGTTTGCAGCAACTAAATTTGATATCCGTGCCGTAGAGTATGTCAATCAATTCTTCAAAGACAAAGCTAAGGACATGACTTATTTGAAGGATCTAAAGCAAAGAGCAAAAGATAACGGTGTGCGTAATGTCTTGATCATGGTAGATGGAGAAGGTAATCTCGGGGATGAAGACGCAACGAAACGTAAACAAGCTGTCGAAAATCATTACCAATGGGTGGACGCTGCTGCATTTTTAGGTTGTCACGCTATCCGTGTAAATGCTGCTGGAAAAGGTACACCTGAAGAGGTAAAGGGACGTGTTGTGGAAAGCTTGAGTACATTGGCAGATTATGGAAAGAAATCAAAAATAGCTGTTATTGTAGAGAATCATGGTGGTATCTCTTCCCATGGTGATTGGCTAGCCGATCTATTGAAGCAAGTGGGTAAGAAAAACTGCGGCAGTCTACCTGACTTGGGTAACTTCTACGAGTACGATCGCTATCAAGGTGTCACCGATTTGATGCCTTATGCACATGGTGTGAGTGCAAAAAGCCACAGCTTTGATGAGCAAGGTAATGAGACTCAGATAGACTACGCACGCATGATGAAGATTGTTAAAGATGCAAAATTCAAAGGTTTTGTGGGTATCGAATATGAGGGGGACAAACACAGCGAAATCGAAGGAATTACATTGACTAAAAAATTATTGCAAAAATTTCAATAA